In the genome of Impatiens glandulifera chromosome 6, dImpGla2.1, whole genome shotgun sequence, the window GCTAATCCACACATACACATATTTTCTGTCCCTTTTTAGAACGGGAACTAGATTGTCTATCCATGTAGGATATTCCACTACCTCGAGAAATTCAAAAAACGTATTGGTAAAGTTTGAGAAGAACCTTGATCGGAATTTTTCTTAGAATTGGTCTGAATATACTCTTAACATTCTTAGAAACGTATTGGTAAGGTTTTTGGGTCACTATTCTTTTGTTACAACTCAATAATAGAAactcaattttgaaaattttcaaaatcaaattcaggtacttttgatataaatttatttattcaaattagttTCGAAAGAAAACTTGTAAATAATCTTAAGATCGTTttcaattaagaaattgaaCACACAAGcagtatataaaatatgttgaactgaaatataaaaatttcaatttgaaatcATAAGTTGAATTACAACAAGATTGGAAGCTTAATGTGAGTTGGAAAACACTCTTGAACTCTTTTAGCAACTTTGTGATTATCTAGAATCGAGCCTTAGAGAACATAAATTGAGACTTAGAGCCTTATACAAAGTTTCAAAATATTCAAGAAAAGCTTGAAAAGTTTATTAGCGGTTTTGTATGAAATGGATTGAGGGCTTGGGATTCTGATCCTTTCCTTCGGTTTGTCTAAATGCGGTATTTATAGTTTCTTTAGGTCGGTTGAACGATCAAGTTGATCAAATTTAAGTCAAAacgccattaatgacttttgtctGTTGTTCATCCAACTTGATCGTCCAGGCAATGATGAATCCTATGATTTATGTGAAATGATCATCGTGTtaaggtgatcatttcagctttcgAATCAACTGATTTGGTTGAGTATCCGTCGAGTCccacttttgaaaaatcaaatgttTCGGTCAATGATTATTGTTGTTtgtcgcgaggaagaagacaaactagAGAGGAAACGATGATGTTTGCTTCTTCCTCGTTTGAGCATTAAGGGGGTCTTGAAAGGACGTTGTTTCTGGACAAAGAGTGGACACTTGGGCTTACTATCTATGTTCCGTCAACGATGCCCGCTCCATGTGTATTTTGACTAACGGTGTTGAAGCGCGCGTTAGTCGATATGTTTCTTTGCAGACGCGTCTCTTTTTTGTAGTAGTGGACGACACGATTAGCTGTTGGGCGTTGGATGAGATTCTAGCGCTCATCCGATGGTTGTGGAGTCTGTTGCACTGGTTTCTTTTAATTCCAATTGTAGCAGATCATGATTCCTTTTTagtcttagagcttgtttgaaattaatttttcttacaTTCATTTAACTTTGTTTTCAACCTAcgaaatatacaaaaatattttaaattgtcataacatttattttgcctatttattttatttttatatttttagggttttataaataatttatttaggataaaatgaatacaatatttatcataaattttttattttaattttcttacccCTTTtgaggtaaaataaatacaaaatctatctcatattattttatttattttttcatggcctttattttaattcattggagtttaattattacaataattattctaactaattatttaataatattttggccttaattttaattatatttaatatatgtaaaataattattttaatatttataaattgggttGGAAAAGTTTAGTGCTTATAGTAACTTTTATTGTTCATCATTCTAGAAAGGCTTGGTTTTATGCTCTGAAAACTAAAGATTATGTGCTAAAGATCTTTAAAGATTTCCATACTAAAATTGAGAGAGAAACATGAATGAATTTGCGATGCATTAAGTAAGAAAACAACCGTGAATATAGTTGGCCATTTGAACGATATTTTAAAGATCACGACATCAGATTAGAGAAAACACCTTCTAAGATACTTCATCGCAATGGTATAGCTGAAAGAATGGACTAAGTGCGGTGTATATTGTCTAATGCGAAGTTGACCAAGTCCTTTTAAGGGGAGGTAGTAAGAACGacaattaatttgataaatcttTATCCTATAGTAGTATTGAACAATGACATTCTGAACATGATTTAGACATAAAAATATGTCTCTTACAAATATTTGAGAGTCTTTGGTTATAGAGAGTTCATTTATATCCTAAAAGATGAAAGAACGAAGCTTGATGATAAGGCAAAACCATGTGTCTTCATGGGGTACGGTCACAAAGAGTTTGGATATAAGTTATAAGATTCGATAACGAAGAAGATCgtgataagtagagatgttgtgttTCTTGAAGACCAACTTACAAGTGATATTGACAAGGTTGAAAAAGCTAGTTCCTCTACTAAAATTAATGTTGGATTGGATGCAAGTCCACCTGCCATTAGTTTTGATCATTGGGTAGACACTCCAGAAGGCAACGATGATAGTGTTAATGACGACAAGCTAGTTAAACACATTAAGAAGAAACTACATTGACATCAGTTGAACAACCTTTGAGAAAATATAATAGAGAGAGTCACCTCTGTTAGATATCCTTCCAATAAGTATTCATTGCAAACTGATGGAGTAGAATTAAATACTTACCAAGAAGTAGTCAAAGTTAATAAAAAGAACGAGTGGTAGAAAACCATACAAGAAGAGATGTAATCCTTAATGATAACCACACATACAACTTGTTATAGTTAtctcaaaaaaagaaaacatttaaGAATAAGTGAATGTACAAGTTGAAGATCGAATATAATAGCTCACAACTTAGGTATAAGACTTGGTTAGTTGTGAAGGTTTTGGTTAGAAGAAAGGTATCGACATTGAAGAAATATTCTCTCCGGTGGTAAAGAATTGCTCAATCTGAATTGCACTAGGTTTAGGTGCACGCTAAACCTAGAGGTGGAACAACTTGACGTAAAAACTATATTTCTTTATGGTGAATTGGAAGAAGAGATTTATATGGAGTATTCCAAGGGATTCAAAGTCAGGGGTAAGGAATAACTTGTGTGCAAATTGAAAAAGAGCTTGTATATGGACTCAAATAAGCTTTGAGGCAGTGGTAGAAAAGATTTGACTCGTTCATTATGAGTCATGGATAATGTAAGACTACATTAGATCACTGCGCTTTATCAAAAGTACGCAGGTGACGACTTCATCATTCTGTTGTTGTATGTCGACGATATGTTGATCATTGGTTGGGATGTTACTaagattgacaaagtgaaaatAGAGTTGAGAAAGTCTTTTACAATGAAAGATTAAATTCAGTGAAAAAGATTATTAGAATGAAGATCTTATGTGACAAGAAAAATGGGAAGTCGTGGATATTTCAAGAAAGCTACATCGAGAATGTTCTTGAACGCTTCAACATTAATAAAGCGAAAGTAGTCAACTCTCCACTTGCGAGTCACTTCAAGATTTCTTGACAAGTGAGAAAGAATAAGCCAAAATGAGTAAAGTTAATATGCATATGTATTTAGGAGCTTGATGTACGCTATGGTCTGCACAAGGTCGGACATCGCTCATGCAATTGATGTTTTTAGTAGATTTCTCTCAAATCCAGGAAAAAGTACTGGGAAGATGTCAAGTGGATATTGAGGTTTCTGAAAAGCACTTTAAATGTGTGCTTATATTTTTGTAGTGAAGAATATGTTCTAGTTGGGTACACGGACTCAGATATGGTTGGTGACATTAATTCAAGAAAATCTATTTTAGGATTTCTGATGACCTTCGTAGGAGGAGTTGTTTCTTGGTAGTCTAAGTTATAGAAGTGTGTTGCTTTATCTACCAGAGAAGCATAATATATCTCAATTACTTAGGGTTGTAAGGAAGCATTGTGGATGAGAATATGTTTAGAAGAATTGAGTCTGAAACAAGAAAAATACATCGTGTACAATGATAACTAGAGTGTCATCCATCTCTAAAAAAAATCCACATTACATTCGAGATCCAAGAATATTGAAGTGAGGTATCACTGAATTCGAGATATGTTTGAGACAAAACAATTTAAGGAAAATTCATACCAGTGAGAATGAATCGTATATGATGACCAAACTTTTGTCAAAATAGAAGTGTGAAGCTTGTCAACAAAGAGAAAACTTGTTAAAGCCCACCCAATaatctagagagagagtttGTTGGGTCCAACTCATGTGATGGGTGCTAGGGTGACCGGTTTGGGCTtagattattatattatatgtagaAAATGTTTGATACAAGAAATAAAACATAGAAAGAGAATAAACAAAAATAGAGTTGtatatttagaattttgacGAGACGATAGAGTAGTCGAATGGCGTTGGTTTTGGTCGAATCGCATGTGAAAAATCCTCGTAGAGTCTCTGCAATTTAAATAGTCtagatttttgtttgaatttctcTTAGATTCTTGTTGAGTATTCCACTTCGGTgagatattttattgtttttgtaattcACCATTAATTGTGAAGATTTTGTATTAGTGAACCTCTATGGTACTAGAGAATACTTTGATGTAAGGCCATCTCCAACTCTTAATTCCATTCTCACatccaaaatgcagtaaacgttACATCAAATAGTAATTCATATCCAACaataaaactcattttcaaactcaaaaaaatattctcagAATATTCCTTTCCTTACCaactttttaacatttttaatactatctacatatttataaattttacaaattaaacaccaacattttttctatttaataaaaaaaattataataaaattaattatagattaataatttatatatattaaaaatcaaattagacaTCATTACATAAACGAAAATTACAATAAACCGAACcagaaaattatataaacaaacattactaaaaataaaataaaaagtatttcgtACACATAAAATAGACGATATATCAATTCTCGGAATTGGTGTACTCCTACCacaaatgatcaattaatgCATTATGAAGTGCAATGTGAGCTTCTTTATCTCTTGAAATCTTGAAATCGAATATTTTCATCTtgaaatttttatcaattaatgtagtctaaaatgtcttttatttttaatttgtagttTGTAACGATCTTTTCCtactttgtattttattttaatgtattttgtaccttttttaaattattataaatttaggatacataaatatatatatatatatatgaaaaaaataattaaataaatataaataaataaaattaatatataaataaattatataaatatataaagaaacaaaattaatatattaaaagattatataaaaaataaaattaattatataaaaaataaaataaaattatagaactTTAAACCcagtttttaaatattaaaatacatatatgtGTTTTCAGGAGagataaatagataaaaaaaaaaaaaaaaaactcattatgCGTATGAGTTTGATGGTGGGTTGGAGCTTTCAAACCAAAATGAGTTTGCGTATTGGATTGGAGATGGTCTAACtcactatataatataatgaaagtATTTTAAGAGGTTTATGAGTACTGtagtttttatctttatttaatttttcacgCTAAAATGATTTGTCGCTTCATgtttgtttttttgggaaaaagaGTTTAGcgatatttcattaaaaatcccaaaagtgggagacggtcaaaatcaaaattagagAATCTCTAGCTTTGATTAAATGATGACAAATAACGACCCTAGAGTATCTGAttggaaacaaacaaacaaacaaagattacagtaacaaacaacaaaaacataaaagacCTACAGTTTtacaattttgattttgttgtgAACTTCCTCTTTGACTACTCTTACTCTGCTTTAGAATCCCAATTTGCATTCCTCAAAACTCAATTTGCATTTCTCGAATTCCATCGATTATATTTATGTCGCATCATCACCTGTTTGGCTCTGGCTTTACTATTGGTGATTGAACTGTTGCGTATGATGATGTTTGTTTGTGAGTTGCGCATTCATCAACTTCAACTTTGCATGAGTTGCTTCGATCTACTTTCATAGTTTCCTCTTCACTTCCCTCCACTATTTTTCTATCACTTTCATCTTCTAATTTTTTACTGTTTTGATCCCCTGATTCTTCACATTTTTCTTACTCtaattcttcttcattttcaccCTCTAATTCTTATTTATCTGATTTTTCATCTTCTCCTCCTCTAATTTTCCATGCTTGATTTGATTGCTTGTTATTTGGTTAGCTCTCTTAATTATCTAATTGTGCCATACAAAGagggaaaaataattatttttcaattgttattaagtattttttttcaaaaaataataccAAAATAACACtatttaagttttcaaaaaaaatataattatatatttataccctataagcctttttttttatttatttatcaaaatttacGCTGCTCTTTCAAATCAACACTCAtcactatttttaaaataaaccaatgttcatttaaaaaacatacCGAACAATCTCTaagtaaaattgtaaaaaacccatatcaaacaagctctaagtaaaattgtataaaccccaaatcaaacaagctctaagtaaaattgtaaaaaaacgatatcaaacaagctcttaaacGTCAAAGTTGAAAGCATTATAAGGCAGAAGCGGCCCCTCCCTtggataaataattaatgagaaatGAAGCCAATTCATATCCATTCACTCTTCCTTTTCTTTCAACCACATGTTCTCTGTCCCATCTCAATCAATCCAAACGTGACCTTCATTTAGATTAGGACCACATCAAACTCCATATAACAAAACCATCTCATGGAAGAGCTCCTATTTACTAGGAATTCTTAAACATCTAAATCTATCTATATAAAAGACATAGAAACAGATCATCATGAGTCAGTGTATTGTACCCAAATGGAATTTAacccaacaacaacaacaactaagaCAAGACCAAGATCAAATACTTGAAGGAGAAGATcaagaaggccaaaatcatcaTCTTCACAATCTCACTCATTTTGTCTCCATGTATGTTCTACCCACAAAATCTATACCATTTATACAACATTTGTTTTatgttttctaaattttttcaGGTCAAAAGATGAAGATATTGCAGAGCTAACATGGGAAAATGGGCATTTATCAATGAATGGTTTTAGTGgacttcttcctcctcctccgaCAAAACCAACATGGGCAAGAGCAGGTGAAACGCTGGAGTCTATTGTTCATCAAGCAACAATAATGCCCCAAAAACAAAACCAAGATCAACAATTTAGCCAATTTCTTGATCAGGGTCCAGCAACTATGATATCTCAGGCTCTTCCTACTGCCGGAAAATGGTTTAAAAACTCCGGTAATGAACGGATGGCAGTTTCTGGGCCTGCCGGAAAACGTACTAGACATGTTGGGGTGGCTGCTTCTGAGGAGATTGGCGCAGGTGCAAGTGCAAGTGCAACATTTTGTAGGGAGAATGACAATAATACACTTATGACTTGGGGAGCTTCTTTTGAATCTCCAAGAAGCTTGAATTTCATTTCTAGAAGAACATCAAAGACTATTGATGAGGATTCAACTAATTGCCTTGGTGATTCGGTAAGGATTAAATTTCTtgtaataaatttgtttgtaaatgcaatttttttttaaatatctcctccaaatatagatttaaaataaaagttaaagagTTAAACTATTactactattatatatattattatataatattaaaataaactgaTTTGATAGatgagaaatgaaatgaaataatgtttgattatgtgtgaattatttaaataatttcaacaaaataaagtCAAAAGTTTATTCGGtgttacttaaaaaaaaatgttgaagagtggtgattttgaaaaatgagttttttacAGGAATAgagggtattaatatataatgataagatatatttttttaaaaatatataacatatttagtattttaattaatgaattgagtgatataGTTGATGAAAAATggatgaaataatgtttgattatgatTAAAATTGAACAAGCTCTTAgatttcatatttatatgaaaatagaaaaaacaaacaaacatgattttgttactttctataataattatcaatcaaacaatctttttatatttataatgtacCTCAAGAATTGCAGCATGTGATAATTAGATTTGATTACATATGCTTGTAAATTTGatactttcaaaaaaaaattagataaggTATAAATGAAAAGGATAAAAGTGGACGAATTATCCTCTAAAAATAAAAGTCTTATGCTTAAAGTAGTTACAAATTTCGAATTCAATTCTTAAAAATACGCTTTAAGTTGAAGTTGAATTAAGTTGAAGTAATAATTATAAcgtaaatatttattatgtttttatagaaagaaaatttgaatttggtaaCAGGTAAATAGGGAAGAGATCGAGGAATATTACGAAGAACGAGAAACTAAAGATGAAATCAGCGGTCGATCTCACTCGATAAATCGAAGAAGTCGAGCTGCTGCAGTGCATAATCTTTCAGAAAgggtaatatttttactatatatttaattacatattttgaagtgttgtttatttattttgtatggcATCTGGTTCTTCATTGGATTGCAGAAGCGTAGAGATAGGATCAACCAGAAGATGAAAGCTTTACAAAAGTTGGTCCCAAACGCTAGTAAGGTATATATGctttactaaataataaaattaattagtatcaaaa includes:
- the LOC124942653 gene encoding transcription factor UNE10-like, translated to MSQCIVPKWNLTQQQQQLRQDQDQILEGEDQEGQNHHLHNLTHFVSMSKDEDIAELTWENGHLSMNGFSGLLPPPPTKPTWARAGETLESIVHQATIMPQKQNQDQQFSQFLDQGPATMISQALPTAGKWFKNSGNERMAVSGPAGKRTRHVGVAASEEIGAGASASATFCRENDNNTLMTWGASFESPRSLNFISRRTSKTIDEDSTNCLGDSVNREEIEEYYEERETKDEISGRSHSINRRSRAAAVHNLSERKRRDRINQKMKALQKLVPNASKTDKASMLDEVIDYLKQLQGQVHMMNAVRNNMNNMSQMMMTPMGMQQQMQMSLLARMGMGGVGLGMGMGMGMGGMMDINTMAAAAAAASSRPLQHSTPNNMHPHASLLPSMIPMPNQAQTGALDHSQATRGSSTIPFNDPYASFLAQSMNMDLYNKMATLYREQVNQGIKQQNMGSSSPSSHVQRE